The following coding sequences lie in one Halogeometricum rufum genomic window:
- the gltB gene encoding glutamate synthase large subunit codes for MTKPHRDTPVPSDGLADPTDERSNCGVGAVIDLDGGVSHETVADGLELLENLEHRGTTGAEEDTGDGAGIMVQRPDEFFDAVVDAALPDEYAVGSIFMPTDDAARETLTDLFERELAAHGLTVVTWRDVPTDNADLGKTALDSEPDVWQAFVVPETEMDDDEFDRALYLARRAVENAVDELDERGAARFYVCSLSRKTLVYKGLLKGEQLADYYPDLRDERLKTTLTLVHARFSTNTLGAWHLAHPYRHIIHNGEINTIRGNVNWMRARETDLEHPDFGDDIDTVKPVTKADQSDTASVDNAVELLLQGGRELPHVLRMLIPEAYRGDDAMSAERREWYDYHASLVEPWDGPALVAATDGDRVAAVLDRNGLRPCRYDVTTDGTLVMASEVGALDTDPSEIRERGRLQPGQLFVADPEEGRVIPDEEVFDSLTDEKYGEWVDDQQRRMSDLADADDYAPRGVVDDLRARQAAFGYTTDQLNHLIEPMARDGKDPVGSMGDDTPLSVLSDFDRPLFTYFKQLFAQVTNPPLDYIREELVTSLESRLGPERNLLDETPEHARQLVLDSPIISDAETAAIKDLNGDMSSAVVDITFDTETALRDAVERVRADAVAAIEDGADVVVLSDRSLDADRAAVPSLLATGAVHHELVRTGLRNHAGLVVESGEPSEVHHMATLVGYGAGAVNPYLAYQTIGDIVAGPDGADEEKAIAAYTKALEDGVLKTMAKMGISTVASYQGAQIFEAVGLDSDFVAEYFEGTEIRTEGIGIDVVEQDLLTRHAVAYGADPQLQHQGEYEHRSNGIYHQWNPKTVGTLQQAVRSGDYEKYQEFADLINDQSKELQTLRGLLEFDSDRDPVPLDEVEPVEDIVERFSTAAMSLGSLSPEAHENNSIAMNRIGGKSNSGEGGEPPERFGTEKECNVKQVASGRFGVTSHYLSSADELQIKMAQGSKPGEGGHLPGKKVNEMIAHVRFATPGVGLISPPPLHDIYSIEDLKQLIHDLKSANPDADVNVKLVSEAGIGTIAAGVAKANADVVHISGHDGGTGASPKTSIKNAGLPWELGLAEANQMLRATNLRSRIRVTADGGMKTGRDVAVAALLGAEEYVFGTASLVTSGCVMARQCHENTCPVGVATQREDLRKRFPGQPDHVINYMTFIAEELREILAELGFRSVEEMIGRPSLLSQRETDHEKAKHLDLSSVIAEPASGARYKTEEQAHSDVAESLDHELVEAAEPALERGEPVEIRREVSNVDRAIGAMLSNEISNRYGGEGLADDTIRCEFSGVAGQSFGAFLASGVTMRLSGASNDYVGKGLSGGKVVVTTPETAAYEADENVLVGNVAFYGATQGEAYVNGVAGERFCVRNSGVKAVVEGVGDHGCEYMTGGVVAVLGDTGRNFAAGMSGGVAYVYDPDDEFEAKANTGMVSLSDALDDSDEAMLHRLVENHAAYTDSERASWMLDDWASVVDDFVKVMPDAYADIVAERAEADVRRELPESASAVSPDGESGTLAQTSDD; via the coding sequence ATGACCAAGCCACATAGAGACACCCCTGTTCCGTCGGACGGACTCGCGGACCCGACCGACGAACGCTCGAACTGCGGGGTTGGTGCCGTAATCGACCTCGACGGTGGGGTAAGCCACGAGACGGTCGCGGACGGGCTCGAACTACTGGAGAACCTCGAACACCGGGGCACCACCGGAGCGGAGGAGGACACCGGCGACGGCGCCGGCATCATGGTCCAGCGACCCGACGAGTTCTTCGACGCCGTCGTGGACGCGGCGTTACCGGACGAGTACGCCGTCGGGTCGATATTCATGCCGACGGACGACGCCGCCCGCGAGACGCTCACCGACCTGTTCGAGCGCGAACTCGCCGCGCACGGGCTGACGGTCGTGACCTGGCGGGACGTGCCCACGGACAACGCGGACCTCGGGAAGACGGCGCTCGACTCCGAGCCCGACGTGTGGCAGGCGTTCGTCGTCCCGGAGACCGAGATGGACGACGACGAGTTCGACCGCGCGCTCTACCTCGCGCGCCGCGCCGTCGAGAACGCGGTGGACGAACTCGACGAACGGGGAGCCGCGCGCTTCTACGTCTGTTCGCTCTCGCGGAAGACGCTGGTCTACAAGGGCCTCCTGAAGGGCGAACAGCTCGCGGACTACTACCCCGACCTGCGGGACGAACGGCTGAAGACGACGCTCACGCTCGTCCACGCGCGGTTCTCGACCAACACGCTTGGCGCGTGGCACCTCGCGCACCCGTACCGCCACATCATCCACAACGGCGAGATAAACACCATCCGCGGCAACGTCAACTGGATGCGCGCGCGGGAGACGGACCTCGAACACCCCGACTTCGGCGACGACATCGACACGGTCAAGCCGGTGACGAAGGCCGACCAGTCCGACACCGCCTCTGTCGACAACGCGGTCGAACTCCTGCTTCAGGGCGGCCGCGAACTCCCGCACGTCCTGCGGATGCTCATCCCCGAGGCCTACCGCGGCGACGACGCGATGTCGGCGGAACGCCGCGAGTGGTACGACTACCACGCCTCGCTGGTCGAACCGTGGGACGGTCCCGCCCTCGTGGCGGCGACCGACGGCGACCGGGTGGCGGCCGTCCTCGACCGCAACGGGCTCCGCCCCTGCCGCTACGACGTGACGACGGACGGCACGCTCGTGATGGCCTCCGAAGTCGGCGCCCTGGACACCGACCCCTCCGAGATTCGCGAACGCGGTCGGCTCCAGCCCGGCCAACTGTTCGTCGCCGACCCCGAAGAGGGGCGCGTCATCCCCGACGAGGAGGTGTTCGACTCGCTGACCGACGAGAAGTACGGCGAGTGGGTCGACGACCAGCAGCGCCGGATGTCCGACCTCGCAGACGCCGACGACTACGCGCCGCGCGGCGTCGTCGACGACCTCCGCGCCCGGCAGGCCGCCTTCGGCTACACCACCGACCAGCTGAACCACCTCATCGAACCGATGGCGAGAGACGGGAAGGACCCCGTCGGCTCGATGGGCGACGACACGCCGCTGTCGGTACTGTCGGACTTCGACCGCCCGCTCTTCACCTACTTCAAGCAACTGTTCGCGCAGGTGACGAACCCGCCGTTAGACTACATCCGGGAGGAACTCGTCACCTCGCTGGAGTCGCGTCTCGGACCGGAGCGGAACCTGCTGGACGAGACGCCGGAACACGCCCGGCAACTCGTCCTCGACTCGCCAATTATCTCCGACGCCGAGACGGCCGCCATCAAGGACCTGAACGGCGACATGTCCTCGGCGGTCGTGGACATCACGTTCGACACCGAGACGGCCCTCCGGGACGCCGTCGAACGCGTCCGCGCCGACGCGGTGGCCGCCATCGAGGACGGCGCGGACGTGGTCGTCCTCTCGGACCGGAGCCTCGACGCCGACCGAGCGGCCGTCCCGAGTCTCCTCGCGACGGGCGCGGTCCACCACGAACTCGTCCGGACCGGCCTGCGCAACCACGCCGGCCTCGTCGTCGAGTCGGGCGAACCGAGCGAGGTGCACCACATGGCCACGCTCGTCGGCTACGGCGCGGGAGCGGTCAACCCCTACCTCGCCTACCAGACCATCGGCGACATCGTCGCCGGCCCCGACGGCGCGGACGAGGAGAAGGCCATCGCCGCCTACACGAAGGCGCTCGAAGACGGCGTGCTGAAGACGATGGCGAAGATGGGCATCTCCACCGTCGCCTCCTACCAGGGCGCGCAGATATTCGAGGCCGTCGGGCTCGACTCCGACTTCGTCGCCGAGTACTTCGAGGGGACGGAGATTCGGACCGAGGGTATCGGCATCGACGTCGTCGAACAGGACCTGCTGACCCGCCACGCCGTCGCCTACGGCGCCGACCCCCAACTCCAGCATCAGGGCGAGTACGAGCACCGCTCGAACGGCATCTACCACCAGTGGAACCCGAAGACGGTCGGGACGCTCCAGCAGGCGGTCCGCTCGGGCGACTACGAGAAGTATCAGGAGTTCGCCGACCTCATCAACGACCAGTCGAAGGAACTCCAGACGCTCCGGGGTCTGCTGGAGTTCGACTCCGACCGCGACCCGGTGCCCCTCGACGAGGTGGAACCGGTCGAGGACATCGTCGAGCGCTTCTCGACGGCGGCGATGTCGCTCGGCAGCCTGTCGCCGGAGGCGCACGAGAACAACTCCATCGCGATGAACCGCATCGGCGGGAAGTCCAACTCCGGCGAGGGCGGCGAACCGCCCGAGCGGTTCGGCACGGAGAAGGAGTGTAACGTCAAGCAGGTGGCGTCCGGCCGGTTCGGCGTCACCAGTCACTACCTCTCCAGCGCCGACGAACTGCAGATAAAGATGGCGCAGGGGTCCAAGCCCGGCGAGGGCGGCCACCTGCCCGGCAAGAAGGTCAACGAGATGATAGCGCACGTCCGCTTCGCGACGCCGGGCGTCGGTCTCATCTCGCCGCCGCCGCTGCACGACATCTACTCCATCGAGGACCTCAAGCAGCTCATCCACGACCTGAAGTCTGCCAACCCCGACGCGGACGTCAACGTGAAACTCGTCTCCGAAGCCGGCATCGGCACCATCGCCGCCGGCGTCGCGAAGGCGAACGCCGACGTGGTCCACATCTCGGGCCACGACGGCGGCACCGGCGCGTCGCCGAAGACGTCCATCAAGAACGCCGGCCTGCCGTGGGAACTCGGACTCGCGGAGGCCAACCAGATGCTCCGCGCGACGAACCTGCGCTCGCGCATCCGCGTCACCGCCGACGGCGGCATGAAGACGGGTCGCGACGTGGCCGTCGCCGCCCTCCTCGGCGCCGAGGAGTACGTCTTCGGGACGGCATCGCTCGTCACCTCGGGCTGCGTGATGGCCCGACAGTGCCACGAGAACACCTGTCCGGTCGGCGTCGCCACCCAGCGGGAGGACCTGCGCAAGCGCTTCCCCGGCCAGCCCGACCACGTCATCAACTACATGACGTTCATCGCGGAGGAACTCCGCGAGATACTGGCCGAACTCGGCTTCCGGTCGGTCGAGGAGATGATCGGCCGCCCCTCGCTGCTCTCCCAGCGCGAGACGGACCACGAGAAGGCCAAGCATCTCGACCTCTCGTCGGTCATCGCCGAGCCCGCCTCGGGCGCGCGCTACAAGACCGAAGAACAGGCGCACAGCGACGTGGCCGAGAGCCTCGACCACGAACTCGTCGAGGCGGCCGAACCGGCGCTCGAACGCGGCGAACCGGTCGAGATTCGCCGCGAGGTGTCGAACGTGGACCGCGCCATCGGCGCGATGCTGTCGAACGAGATATCGAACCGATACGGCGGCGAGGGACTCGCTGACGACACCATCCGCTGTGAGTTCTCCGGCGTCGCCGGCCAGTCGTTCGGCGCGTTCCTCGCCAGCGGCGTGACGATGCGCCTCTCGGGCGCGTCGAACGACTACGTCGGCAAGGGACTCTCCGGCGGGAAAGTCGTCGTCACGACGCCCGAAACGGCCGCCTACGAGGCCGACGAGAACGTCCTCGTCGGCAACGTCGCCTTCTACGGGGCGACGCAGGGCGAGGCGTACGTCAACGGCGTCGCGGGCGAGCGCTTCTGCGTCCGCAACTCCGGCGTGAAAGCGGTCGTCGAGGGCGTCGGCGACCACGGCTGCGAGTACATGACCGGCGGCGTCGTCGCCGTCCTCGGCGACACCGGCCGCAACTTCGCCGCGGGGATGTCCGGCGGCGTCGCGTACGTGTACGACCCCGACGACGAGTTCGAGGCGAAGGCGAACACCGGCATGGTGTCGCTCTCGGACGCACTCGACGACTCCGACGAGGCGATGCTGCACCGTCTCGTTGAGAACCACGCGGCGTACACCGACTCCGAGCGCGCGTCGTGGATGCTCGACGACTGGGCGAGCGTCGTGGACGACTTCGTGAAGGTGATGCCCGACGCCTACGCCGACATCGTCGCGGAACGCGCCGAGGCGGACGTGCGGCGCGAACTCCCCGAGTCGGCGTCGGCCGTCTCGCCCGACGGCGAGTCCGGGACGCTGGCGCAGACCAGCGACGACTGA
- the proS gene encoding proline--tRNA ligase, translating to MSDEQELGITESKQYNTGEWYAEVVQKAGLANYGPEGMSGFIVTRPRAYALWERVQGFLDAKFKSTGVQNAYFPLFIPESYLEREKDVVEGFDPEVAWVTHAGHQELEERLAVRPTSESIIAPYMAQWVRSHRDLPMRVNQWASVVRWEATETKPFFRTKEFLWQEGHTAHATHDDAWEETMTRLEQYESVYEDLLAIPVLRGAKPEHDKFPGAHTTTTVEALMPDGKSVQGATSHHLGTSFAEAFDITYTDVDEESQATHTTSWGLSWRALGALIMTHSDDQGLVLPHTVAPEQVVVVPIWQADTQEKVLEYAESITEELEADGIRVELDDRDERNPGFKFNEWELKGVPVRFEIGPNEVDDDVVTVVHRPDGESKEVPREDIAETVRAEFDEVYAKLYATAEENLAENVREADSRADILGTIGQHGGYVKAPWCGDEDCEAEIKDQIAAEIVMVPLNDEEAEIHGGEECAVCGDDAEETAYFAKSY from the coding sequence ATGAGCGACGAACAGGAACTCGGCATCACCGAGTCCAAGCAGTACAACACGGGCGAGTGGTACGCCGAAGTCGTCCAGAAGGCAGGTCTCGCCAACTACGGTCCCGAAGGCATGAGCGGTTTCATCGTCACGCGTCCGCGGGCGTACGCGCTCTGGGAGCGAGTGCAGGGGTTCCTCGACGCGAAGTTCAAGAGTACGGGGGTCCAGAACGCCTACTTCCCGCTCTTCATCCCCGAGAGCTACCTCGAACGCGAGAAGGACGTGGTGGAGGGGTTCGACCCCGAAGTCGCGTGGGTCACGCACGCCGGCCACCAGGAACTGGAGGAACGACTCGCCGTCCGACCCACCTCCGAGTCGATAATCGCGCCGTACATGGCGCAGTGGGTCCGTAGTCACCGCGACCTCCCCATGCGCGTGAACCAGTGGGCCTCGGTCGTTCGGTGGGAGGCGACCGAGACGAAGCCGTTCTTCCGCACGAAGGAGTTCCTCTGGCAGGAGGGACACACCGCGCACGCGACGCACGACGACGCGTGGGAGGAGACGATGACGCGTCTCGAACAGTACGAGTCGGTGTACGAGGACCTGCTGGCGATTCCGGTCCTCCGCGGCGCGAAACCCGAGCACGACAAGTTCCCCGGCGCGCACACGACGACGACGGTGGAGGCACTCATGCCCGACGGCAAGTCCGTGCAGGGAGCCACCTCCCACCACCTCGGTACCTCCTTCGCGGAGGCGTTCGACATCACCTACACCGACGTGGACGAGGAGAGTCAGGCGACGCACACCACGTCGTGGGGCCTCTCCTGGCGCGCACTCGGCGCGCTCATCATGACGCACTCCGACGACCAGGGACTCGTCCTGCCGCACACCGTCGCGCCCGAACAGGTGGTCGTCGTCCCCATCTGGCAGGCCGATACGCAGGAGAAGGTGCTCGAGTACGCCGAGTCCATCACCGAGGAACTGGAGGCCGACGGCATCCGCGTCGAACTCGACGACCGAGACGAGCGGAATCCCGGCTTCAAGTTCAACGAGTGGGAACTGAAGGGCGTCCCCGTCCGCTTCGAAATCGGCCCGAACGAGGTGGACGACGACGTAGTGACGGTTGTCCACCGCCCCGACGGCGAGTCGAAGGAAGTCCCCCGCGAGGACATCGCCGAGACGGTGCGCGCGGAGTTCGACGAGGTGTACGCGAAACTGTACGCCACCGCCGAAGAGAACCTCGCGGAGAACGTCCGCGAGGCGGACTCCCGTGCCGACATCCTCGGCACCATCGGTCAGCACGGCGGGTACGTGAAGGCGCCGTGGTGCGGCGACGAGGACTGCGAGGCGGAGATAAAGGACCAGATAGCCGCGGAGATAGTGATGGTCCCCCTCAACGACGAGGAGGCCGAGATTCACGGCGGCGAGGAGTGCGCCGTCTGCGGCGACGACGCCGAGGAGACGGCGTACTTCGCGAAGTCGTACTGA
- a CDS encoding HTH domain-containing protein: MLTRVTKRPENRERTTERSERTGGSDRNETRVELWREATETGGRNEFDRVAERLRHLEERGDVDAAAVETWDRYVDVAGGYPDDEVPRRTLDRLGKLKRWAWRRGSDASISTESRTVGRGRMGPPTQMRRVPRAALVEFENGVVTNVTLCDEYTGCLTERLRTIAERERPATEERDDGEPLERVLS, encoded by the coding sequence ATGTTAACACGGGTCACTAAGCGACCGGAGAACCGAGAACGGACGACCGAACGGTCGGAACGTACCGGCGGGTCCGACCGGAACGAGACGCGGGTCGAACTGTGGCGCGAGGCGACGGAGACGGGCGGCCGAAACGAGTTCGACCGGGTGGCCGAACGCCTCCGTCACCTCGAGGAACGCGGCGACGTGGACGCCGCCGCCGTCGAGACGTGGGACCGGTACGTGGACGTCGCCGGCGGGTACCCCGACGACGAGGTGCCGCGGAGGACGCTGGACCGCCTCGGAAAACTGAAGCGCTGGGCGTGGCGACGCGGGAGCGACGCCTCCATCTCGACGGAGTCGCGGACGGTGGGTCGCGGACGGATGGGACCCCCCACGCAGATGCGGCGCGTCCCGCGCGCGGCACTCGTCGAGTTCGAGAACGGCGTCGTGACGAACGTCACCCTCTGCGACGAGTACACCGGGTGTCTCACCGAGCGACTGCGAACCATCGCCGAACGCGAACGTCCGGCGACCGAGGAGCGCGACGACGGCGAACCCCTCGAACGGGTCCTCTCCTAA